CACAACTCAAATAGTCAGCACCCATTGCAGTAAGGTAAGACATACGATCATCTGCATCGTCTTCCATGCCGTCCATCTAGAGAAAAGTCAGtaagaattaaggaaaaaagattaaatatataAGAATTAGAGTTTAGTTAGGTCTCAACATCATTCCAAACAACTCCTTAAGAATGACTTTGCAGAACTGAAAGAAACTCTAATGCAGAACCATAAAGTCCTGTAAAAGTTTATCCCTCCTCACCGTTCTCTCCTAGCCACAGTATTAGTGATGAAAGCTCCAAAGTATCTGTTCAAAAAGAACAAtaagaagtaattttttgttACCAAGACATCAACTGACTACTTGTCTAACTTATCCAGCACTGGCAAACAAAATTTTGAACAATTTTTACTGGCAAGAGGTACCTTGAGACATCTGTATAGCTTAGTACAGTACAGACTGGCTGCTTACCTTTCCTTCTGATACCCATACTGCTTCTCCTTGCTGTTGCTGAATTGTATCTTTCAGACTACCATACCAGCTATCATTGGCTGAATTCAAATTGATGGTGGCTGTAAAAATCGAAGGAAAAAGTATATATACACAGCAAATGCAATGCGATCCTTTATCCAGTCCTTGCTGTTTAACGCTTTTTGTCTTAGTTATGTGAGAATGTAAACCAGCCATTTCATTTAGATCATGGACAGAAgcattgtatttttattttattgtttgtcCATTCCCCAAGCTTATTAAATCACTTATCTTTTAATGACAGTATGCCAATTCACAACCTCTTTTATATTAGAATTTGGCAGAAcaaggaactttaaaaaaaagtcaaggaaGGGATTGTCACGAACATACCTTCACACCCTTTTAGCTCCTGCCTCCATGAGTTAATACATGGAGTATGAGTGGATATCTCAAGACTCACACATGTGACTCACAGTCACATCCACTAATCTCTTGGTAAGCAGGTAAGACACATATTCTACCTTACCTGTAAAGAGGTGGGAACaagttttcttcagtttgtttgcTTGCTCATAAAGTTTTCTCGAGCTCTTGTTAGATGTGGAACATAGCCTTTGTCTCATGGTTTTCACACCCTGCTTACTGTCTGGGTTAAAGAACACCACAATTGGAAACCACTGGGTATAATTTAGCAGGTCCACCGCTTTAGGAGTCACATCCAACAGAGCATGTTTATCCTGTTAATAACAAAGTGCAGTCAGTGCACTGCTTGTGGGGAACAAAAGGAGGTGGTTAGAACATGGTATGCTaggaaaaccagaatatttttgCCCAAAAAAGACCACAACTTGTTGGATTTTTTCCCACATTTATATCACATTCACGAGCCACAGCAGGCAgcctttttctttcagctcaATTTTCCTGAACAGCTTTTGCCTGAATGTCCACATTCTTATGTTAACTAACTCTCATGTTAAGTAAAAGGCACTTATtccacctttttttgtttgtttttaataggtAGTGAAAGTTAACTAGCTTTTCTCTCTACCTGCTCCTAACACAGCTTCCTTTACCACAACTATTCTGGGTGCTATCTGTGAGCTTTTATCTACACTTACTAGCTGAGTAAGTCTCACTTTTTCGATTTAATATATTCCTTCTTAGCTACTTCTAGTGGAAAGATGAATGGGATTTTCAAATGTGTGCTTCAGTGAGGCCTGAGCTCTGAACAGACTTCTGTGTGACATTCTAACCCCTCTGACACTGATTTTATTTGGCTTAGGGCAATATGCTTCAGAGTACATTCTTTTTGCCTAAGTTTTTTAGGCTTCTTGATTACCACCTATCTACTTGATCTCTAAATGCTATTATAGAAAGTCAATGCAGTCTCAGCAGATGCCACTTAGCCATCATAGTCACTTCCTGTTCAGTTTAATAGTAGAAACTCTGAAGCAATCCAAAACTAAGTTTCTGATGACAGTAAGAGCAAGTAGACCACTGCATGACAAGTAAAGCCTTTACGGCAAATTCAGAAAGCATACAGTAAAACACAGATGTCCCTCCATTCAAATTTAGAAGGGACtaagaaagaataatttaatttctaacaTCAGGTTCACCCTTCCACTTGGAGGACAGCTatcaaaattataaaaattgtTGAACAATCTCAAAACAGCCCTATCATTAAGCCAAGTCTGCTTATTGCAGAAATAGATGCAATAAAGATTTGAGGATGCTGAAAGTTTTAGGAGCAAACAAATCAAACAACATGCTTTTGAGTGTAAGCaattttcacagagaaatacTCTACCTGCTCAATGATTTGCCTCACAGTGTTCAAGCGCACTACCCCAGTTGACTTTTCTGAACCTGCATCTCTGGGTTCTGTCTCTGCAAAGACAACATTTTAGCTTATCTAGAGTGGCCAGGCAGCTGTGATTATTAAGTTATTCATTCTCTCAGTTAAGAATGATAAGGAACCTAGGAGGACAACTTACTTGCTGTCTGGTACAGGTGAGGCAAATCATTTGACAACTTCTCCATAGCGACATCTGCAAGAGGGCCAAATATCACCACAGGTCTcttaaaaccagctgaaaaaaaaatatttggagaaatgGTAAGTCTGGTAAGACTGATTTTATATATAAGTGAAGTGGCACAGACAAGATCCTCAATTACTATCCAACCTTATGAGTAAgttgaagatattaaaaaaatatatttaaaaaattttatttctcagaagTCTGTGCAACGCATACAGAAAGCTATTTTTAACAGTTGAGAAAGCAAAAGAGATTGTTTTGATTTTAACAGCTTCCTTATTCCTTCTAATGAAGATGTATTGAGAGGATTCTACATTCTGAAAACATACAGCAGATCTTCAGTAATCTTTCCATCCAGCAAAATAGCTTGAACCTTGACGCAGAGGATTTTGTGTGAATAAAGATACAAATGCTAAACCAGATGTAGGGCAGCTTGATGaagcaaagaaatacaaaattctgtTACGTTTATGTTAAAGCAAGTGCAAATATGGTCTTCATAAGTTAATGGGGGAATACCATTCTATTGCTCAGTCTCCATCTGGACATCTGGGAGCTCCTTTAAAGTACTTTTTACTATTTGTTTTGCTCCACAACACTGTCATGTGTGAATACCCAGAAAATGATCTTGACTTGCTCAACATGACTAGTAATATATCTAGTTTAGAGTCACGGAAATGGCTGACCACATTAACCTGGATTACATTTGGACAATCTGCTGAAAATACTCAGGTTTTATTTGCTCTCAAGGTAATGTTAAAGTGCTATTTATGAGTAAGCTAAAGACTGTGATTGATCTCAGGCATATTGAATGTACTTTCAGAGCTAGCCAAAGGGAAgctgagaaaacaagaaaaccctgcttgtttcttccttttttcattttaaaccttGTAATTTGGAGGCAGAAGAGAACAGcagctgtttaaaaacataaaaagctttTTGTCTTAGAGTACTTAATAGCATCCAGAAATTTGCATTCTGAGAAAAATATCATCCCTTCCTGTTGCTCAAATTTAACATTGAACCCAAGTTGTTAGAAATTACTTACTTAGCTGACCAAACATTTGGATGTTAAACCAGCCAGCAATACATGGGCAGCTGGCTCAGAGCAGTCTCACTTACCCTCACGCAACTGAACTCGCTCATAAGCTGGGAATTTTGTGCTCACAGATACAATAGCTGTCAGATCTTCACGACTCTTCCTCAGATTTTTCTTCACCCCAGATCGCTGGCCACGTGTTCTCCAGAAGTCTGCCCTATCGCTTGAGCCATCTTTTTGGGCATTCTGAACGCTGGCCATCTGCTCAGCTCTGacagagaaagcacagagctcatTTGTACAAAACTAGTCAGAGGGTAAAGGTGCTTTCACTGAAGAACAATGGATTTTGAATTTGCAACAGGTAATTTGTCAGAGAGCCATGAGTGGAGGTAAGAACAGAGGAGTCCAGGTTCTTCTGCCTTGGAGCAAACACAATGTCAGAATGATGCTCCAACTCACCACAGCTACAAGACTGCTGGGCAGAAATGAGTTCTCAGGTCAGAAACTGGTAACTCACACAAGCATAAATAAAAGAATGCAACTGCAAGGAGGTGGTGAGAGAGTGCAACTTAGAACCAAAGAGAGGCCTAAGAAATTACTCTCACTATTCTCTTCTCCATTAAACCTTATAAGCTAAGTCACTCCAGCATAGAAGCAAAAGCTGGTTTGGTCAGATCAATTaacagagaggagagaatgtagTAAACCAGGAAAGAGGCAAGGGAGTCACATAAGCAGCTCATTTCAGGAACTTCTGTACAACACAGCTGTGagcttttttcctccatcttaAAATCACAACCACACTCAAGAACTTAAAAGCTACACTCTAAAAATACCCTGATTCTTTTGCTGATGAATTTTAATACTTTTACTCATTGCACACATTTGAACACTTATTATTACCTCACATGAATTTTGACTAGGAAAgcatatttaaacaaaaaacattgcTGTGATTCACTCAGTATTTCACACAAAAATAAGGACTACAGCTACCAAGAAATATGGAATAAATGGAGTAAATTCTTGAAGTGTTTTCTGTAAGGATATACAAAAGAAATTCAAGCACTGTACTTCATTTAAAAGATTAATCATGAGCTTCCTAATGTGTAGTGGTTTTGTTTGATTCGGTTAGGGACAGGGTGAATAGGGGGacaagaagggggaaaagacacaaaaaaggcaaaaacagGACTCTCCACCCATTTTCTAGAAGAGGAACTGAAGCAGCTAGTGGTCAAAGCTTGGTTGATTGGTGACAGTAGCTCTAGGTCTATGTTGCAAATACCTGATCAAGTATGTAGGTAACACCATCCTCTCTTATCCTCCCCTCACATAATGGTTCTAAAATCTACAGTTTTCTGCGCACAATTGTTGTGAAAGTAAAGACAAAACAATTTATTATtcttgtaaggggaaaaaaaaaaaggaagaaaggtaTGATATAGGAAGGAAAAATcatttggaaaaatacaaaatcttATTTGTAACAATAGGCAGAAAGACAGGAAGCCAACTTACCTGCTCTTATTTGGAATGAGGCCCTTTTCCAGTTCATTTCCAATTCTCACAGCCAGCCAGTTTCCCAGTTTGCCATCATACAGTGTATCAACTACCCTAAAGATCTCCCCTCTGGTGAATGCTAAGCTCTGTGGTGACTCTTTTTCACACTCAAAGTGGCTCCTGATGAAGAATGAATCTCCTCTGCCACAGGCCATAATATCTCTGTAGACTAAAACAGGAACTCCCCTTTAGTTTATAATTTTTTACACTGGAAAGAAAGATTAAGCTGTCATTCTAGATAATAGTTTTGAAATTCTTCCCCTCCACTCGAAAAGATGCAAAAACCCAACCTTCACATCCATTGCCCTACACACACATTATCAAGGGTGTTCTATACTTGTACATGTACAGCCCTTACAGCTCTGAGGGAAGGAGGTACTTGCACCTTcccaaagcaaaaagcagctaCAGTACTGAATATTACAGCAAGCTGTGTCTCCAACAGGAAAGCAAGAGGCTTTGCTTGCTTCTTAACTGTTCATTAATAAAACTGTCCACTGGCTGCTAGCTGACTGAATTCTTTATGACTGCCAAGGCACAGCAGAACAGGAATGCTAACAGCAGGTCTTGGGCCAGCTGatacagacagaaaagcagaaggaacaaGAAGTATATTGCCACTCTTCAGGATTAAGAAGAGATACTATTTGCTAATAAGGAAAAAGGTGGAGAAGTGCTCTGAAAAACACATCACATATGCACATCTGTATGACCCTTTCTATCTTCTAAACTACTGAAAAGAAAGGTAACTAAAATGCTACCAAGTATAAGCACAAGAGATTATTTGTGGTTTCACTGACAAAACAGAGCTTAAAAGCTTCATGGATATACACACATTTTGTTCAAAGTACCTACCTTCATATTTGCTTTGAGCCAAAATTGTCACTGTTTCACCTTTGGGAATTTCTAAGAGATATAAAACAGCATCTTCCCGAACAATGCCTCTGAAGTCTTGAGTATTTACCTgtgtacaaaaaaacccaaaacaaaacaaaaaaaacaataCCTGAAAAATCAACGATAAAAGGAATAACCAAAGATTTTTGTTTAATctaaaaaatcttaaatattctCTTCCCTTATTCTACTTATTAAAGTCAATATGGATGTCTGTTgccacaagaaatatttttttccagcccTTAACAGCAATCTTTCTGAAATAACAAGGTCCTGGATATGCACTGCTAGATTGTTTCTTCTACTTTAACAGGCTCCAAAAGGCCTTGAAAATCAAGACTATCACAagagaaaagaggcagaagagaaaaaaattacattagccTCCTATttgagttttcagaaaaaaaggagaatgtaaGAGGACAAAATGGCATAGATGATATAattcagaaactggaaaaatagaTTACTGTTACCCAAGAAAACTggagaaagatgaaagaagaaaaatatgctggcctcaatttttttcccttccaagaCTAGGAAGAAGCATTGTACAGAAAATTTATTCTTCCATCTTCAGGCATTTTTCTTGATTAATATTTCTCCTACCTACCACTTCCACAGAATCTTAAACAAACTAAAGCTCGATATACAACTGTCCTTCTAAAACCCAATTTCAGTAAGATCCTCCACCACACATACACACTTCCAAAGCAATAATTTGACTTCCTAAGATCATAAGTTCTTCCATATTTCCACtgagcagcaaacaaaaaaatacaaaagtaatttGCATTTCATGGGCACATGCTTTTACACATACCTTAAGAATCTGATCtccctcctgcagtccctcctgaTCAGCTGAGGTGCCTTCTTGAATTCCAGCAATAAATATCCCTACATCATTTCCACCAGCCAGTCGTAGACCCACGCTGTCCCCTTTCTTGAATCTCACCATTTTCGTGTTAGGACTACAAGATTTacatgcagaaaaatgaagtAGGCCAGATGTTAGGCATGTGATAATAACAGGttgtcaagagaaaaaaattgcaaccCTTTCAACAAAATTGTACTAATAATATTCTTAGCCCCTTTCTTTCACTATATAGGCTATATTTACCCAGGTGACTCTTCAGTGTAGGAAAGAAGTAGAGAATTCACATTTTTCAGAGTAGAAACTGAACTAGGAAGTGTGACTAAGTGGCATACACAGAGTTGACAGAGCAGGAAAACAACTCCCTGTTCTTGAAGTCCCAAAATAGTTTCCTATCTACAGGATCCTCTCTCAGATGagcagttgggttttttgtgtaaACAGCCTGAGTTATAGGTAATCATActccttgttttttcctctgtatgCTTGAGAACTGTCATATGAATTAAATATATACctattttctttgcagtttaaCATGTTTGTTAGACAGAAGTCTTCCAAGTTTTCTTGTACTgagaaatatttccaaaaataCTCTACTAGTATGTTAACAATCAGTCCTTTCATATTGCAGTGGGAGAGCTTAGTGGACCAGGTTCAGCttttctgctgtcagaaaagcTGTATGCCTGAGTGACCTTCCAACACAGAGGACAGTACTTATCTGCCAGCCTTTCTCAGTAATACCCTAAGCCTGTATTATAAATACCCCTTCACCAAAACAATAACTTGATTAATTTGCACATCAATGACAAAATATGCAGGGTCCAACCCAGAAAAGACCTGAGAAAAGAATCCATCTGAGAAAACACTCCAAGCTACAGAATGTATTCAAAAGCTTATTTTTAGGCTTCTCTTTACAATCTCAGTGCTTCTCTCCCTTTCCATATTTGAAAACTCTCCAAAAAAAACATATAAGCTGACTTCCTATTAATACAGTTTGCAACTTTTAGTAACTTAATTGTTAAAGAATCAACAGTACCAGGTTTCATTTGATTACTtacaaaaataatccaaaaaatccccacaaaaatAAACTCTGGAAGCAGTATTTTGTTCATATCTAAGCAGAGACTAGAACTGCAATATGGACTGCACAGGTTTGTATTTGAAGAAAAGACATAAATTTCTGTAAGATGTTTCCAGCTTGTCTTGCAACAAGCTTATTAACAAATTAGAGGACATTTTCTTTGTATCTTAATATTGTGGGGAAGGGCAGGATTATCTTttgtatacatataaaataacaGAGGAAGTGTAAAATACATTTCCATAGAATTGCACAGGTTAGAATGGCCCTCTGCTCAAAACAGGTTGATCAGGGCCTTGACCAGTTATGTTTTTGAGTATCTGCGGTGGTAGAGATACCACAACCTAGAAGAGAAAACTGTTCCAGCGGTTAAACACCCTCATAATAAAAACTTTTGTTCTTTGTAtcaaaacagaatttcctgtgCTCTTGCTTGTGTCCCTTGCTTTTTGTCCTATCACCCCTCAGTTTTCTCTGTACTCTCTACCCATTAGGTCACTGCAGATAGCAATAAGATGTCCCTTCAGTCCTCTCTTCTTCAGGTTTAACAAAACCGGTTTTCTTGGTCTTTTCTCATGTGTCTTATGCTGCACCCACCAACTCCCTAGACTCGCTCCAGTGTGTCAATGCCTTTCTTGTCCTGGGGAGCCCCAAAATGGACACAGTACTTCAAACACTATCTCAAAGTGCCAAATagagcagaataaaaatataaaaatataccatTGTGTATGTTCCCATGCAAGCCCAGAAACACAGGGTGCTTCCAGGTAGGAGGCAAGTCTATACCTTCCAGGAAGATACTTCCAAAACTAAGCTTAACTCAAATATGGTCAGTTAGAAGCTGTGTCATCTCTTCCTGTCATTAAGCTATAAAGGGAGTATCACTGCAAAtgggcaaaaaaccccaaaacccatgCAACTGAGAACCAGGTACAGGTCACTGCAAGAACACTGAGTGCAAAAGAACACACCAAGTGCTGCCTTACCCATATATTGCTTCATCCTCAGGGCTGGGTTTAAGAATTGTTCTTGTAACTGCTTTTGGTTGAGACACTACAtgtaaaaaagcaacagaagttaCTGAGCTATTAAAAAAGTTACAAATGGCAGCAATTTTTAGCTGTCAGATAGCAATCAAACTCCTCCATGACAAAGATTAATACAGGTTTAAATATCAGGCACCTTTTTGACTAGAATTGATTTACatccttttccccccccccccacaattCTTGAAAAATTCGAGTCAAGGGAGGGATACACAACTCTTTCAGGCAAGTCAGATCAGACTTTGGCTGCTTAGGGCAATAGGCTACAGTAGATGCTCTAGAAGAGTACTTGCTTTCTGAGGTCACAATTCTAATAAGCAACTACTTTCAAATAATCTCAGTTACTTCTCTCTCTGCACCTCAAAGGAAAGACAGACGTCTTCCTGGCGTGTCAGGATGGGATTGACATGAAGAGTATACTAGATATGTCAACATGATTGGGGGATTAGATATTCTGtggtcagggaaaaaaaaaagcaaccaaaaactTCAAACTCTGACCTGCTGGGTCATCTTGGTACTTCAGTTCTTTGTTTGTGTCTACAACTGTAACAGCAGAAGTAGCAATGTCACCGGTTGATTTGAATGGTGTAGGCATTGCTCCCATCCTGGACATCCTACTAGATGGATCATCTTTTgcactaaaagaaagaaaaagaaaaaaaaagtagtgaaatCAGATAAGAATGCCaggtattttaagattttctttaaCTAGCATTAGAAAAATGGACTAGAAATGACCATGTCTTACTTTGGtttctctttcagcttttcattgGATGAATGTGAATCTAGATCAGAATGATGTAATCTGTCATCTTGAGGGGAGAATGATCTGTTTGACTCTATTTCAGAAATGTCTGTAAAGAGACCAGCAAAGCTATAATTGCAGGATTTAAATTATCTGCATGTCTGATCACCACATTTATTTACAAAACTTTCACATATAAAATGTGCTGAACCTTTAAGCCTACTTCCATTTGAAGTCAGTTTTGACTAGGGTTCAAAAAGTGCTGTATGCCTTTTAGTGCATCCACACCTCCATCCCCCTGAAAATACTTTAGGCAGGTTTTACACAACCTTTAGGAAACACACTCACACCACACAACTACTTTGAGCATACCATAGACTCATTAACTAGTGTTAGCAGCCTTTTATTTGAGGTCTCATGGACGTTCCCAAACAGAAGACCACCTTCACATTAACAGTCCTCACATCATTGCTTTTCAGCAATGAAAGAAACAGAGTAGCTCTCAGACTTGAACTGTTCTTGGTCTTCACAGTAAAACCTAGAAAAAGCTGCATGCAGTATTCTGACATCAGAGAAACAAACATCTTGCACTAAATAACGTAACATCCTGCTCCCCGAAACATCCTGAGCCCTTCCCAAAGCAAGATTATGTTGAGTGATACATCTCATACATTGTGAGAGATCATTTGTACAGAATAGATACTGGCAATAAAAAACAGTTGTCCAGGTGGACTTAGATTTCATCTCGTCCtaacattttttctctcctgttgaaTGCTGTCATGAGTGTTAATGACCTCAGAAAGAGATCAGTCCAATCcacttattttaaaactgaagtctTTTATTAAAGCAACTGACTTGCTTGTTCTGAGAAGTAAGACTGATTTTGCCAGAACAACATTGCTTCTTCTATCTCTGCCCCTGCCTAAAATGTAATTATATGATTACTACAAAATTCTTCTTTCACCTAAAGGAAGTGGACCTCATCCTTAATTGGCTATTACTTAGGTTTGttgtgtttggaattttttttttttttttaaaaaacctcttaCCACTCTACTAAAGCAAAACACTATAAGCTGCATTCTGTCCCTGCACAGAGTCCAGAACTTTCATCGACATTAAACCTCACCATCCATTTCTGAGTCACTGTCATTCAGGGAAGGAATGTTGAGCAGTGTCTGCTTTCTGTCCCTGAGGACAACCAGCTGGAGCTTCCCCCGTGACTTCTCAATCAATTTTCGGGCATCAGCTAAAGACATATTCTCTGTCACTGTACCATTGATCTGGAcataaaaaggcaaaaacaatACTACAGGTTAACAACCAAGTCCATATTCTGCTCAAGTTTAATAGTGAACTTGGCTATAACATGACTTACTCCAGACTAACCACTGTAACAAGTGCCTGCTAAACTGCTAGCAGTATAACCAGAACAGACCTTGAGAATGATATCCCCTTCATGAAGGTTGCCATCTTTGGTTGCTAGGCCAGTACGGGTCATTTCTTTTATGAAGATCTGACTTCCAAGCCGGAGTCCATATTCTGGAATCAGGGAAATAATCCACTGTATCTTAGATGAGcaaggatgtatttttttaaaactacacagTATAGATCCAGCATACCCCATTACaccatgagaaaagaaaaaaacacacagacaaagtaAACCAACTTAACCCTAGGCTAACTATCCTGTAAGTCAGCctcatcaggggcccaacttaaattCAACCATACTTAGCATGGGAAATAAACAAGAGGAGATAAAGATGTGTGCATGCCCACAGGGCTACAATCTTactggcatcatggagatgtggtgggatcAATCCTATGTCTGGAGCATTGGGACAGAAgaatacaggctctttaggaaggacaggcaggggagacgaggagggggtgtcaccctccatgtcactgaccagctggagtgcatggagctctgcctggggatggatgaggagccaaccgagagcttgtgggtcaggattaaagggagaacagggacaggtgacatgatagtggggatctgctacaggcGACGTCACCAGGAAGACCAAGTAGATGAGTACCTCTATGGACAGATAGGAACAT
The Strix uralensis isolate ZFMK-TIS-50842 chromosome Z, bStrUra1, whole genome shotgun sequence DNA segment above includes these coding regions:
- the TJP2 gene encoding tight junction protein 2 isoform X3, translated to MGATQGSAGSEPREPAGGAEQAPGMEELIWEQYTVTLQKDSKRGFGIAVSGGRDNPHFENGETSIVISDVLPGGPADGLLQENDRVVIVNGTPMENVPHSFAVQQLRKSGKVATIVVKRPRKVQAAALKRSPSLDYEDRALDVLDDHAEFDGKSARSGYSDRSWHSGNGGRSQSWGNSLDQSYRDEQDRGRNQSRDRDQEFTYSRDRSRGRSIDRSLDRDYRRDRSRGRSIDRDGGYERNYRGDYSPPSYRHGSQPDPRYGREVRSRSRDRLRSRSPSPEMHHQHEYLGPQDQNGPISVLLTKGRHNEEYGLRLGSQIFIKEMTRTGLATKDGNLHEGDIILKINGTVTENMSLADARKLIEKSRGKLQLVVLRDRKQTLLNIPSLNDSDSEMDDISEIESNRSFSPQDDRLHHSDLDSHSSNEKLKEKPNAKDDPSSRMSRMGAMPTPFKSTGDIATSAVTVVDTNKELKYQDDPAVSQPKAVTRTILKPSPEDEAIYGPNTKMVRFKKGDSVGLRLAGGNDVGIFIAGIQEGTSADQEGLQEGDQILKVNTQDFRGIVREDAVLYLLEIPKGETVTILAQSKYEVYRDIMACGRGDSFFIRSHFECEKESPQSLAFTRGEIFRVVDTLYDGKLGNWLAVRIGNELEKGLIPNKSRAEQMASVQNAQKDGSSDRADFWRTRGQRSGVKKNLRKSREDLTAIVSVSTKFPAYERVQLREAGFKRPVVIFGPLADVAMEKLSNDLPHLYQTAKTEPRDAGSEKSTGVVRLNTVRQIIEQDKHALLDVTPKAVDLLNYTQWFPIVVFFNPDSKQGVKTMRQRLCSTSNKSSRKLYEQANKLKKTCSHLFTATINLNSANDSWYGSLKDTIQQQQGEAVWVSEGKMDGMEDDADDRMSYLTAMGADYLSCDSRLISDLEDTDGEGGAYTDNELDEPLDEPKISSVSRSSEPVHHEESLKKFSPEPRTQLRKAGSREILREPSPPPAFKPEPPKGKLQNKEDLHDFLKNYDSKSSNIAVSSETSTISAKAAPPPVSVKPAFGRPILRNSQPAVPPAEEEEESKLEEEGSEQENTPKSVLRKVKIFEEMDHKARMQRMQELQEAQNARLEIAQKHPDIYAVPVKTQKSEQNWPQPVSSRPPEPQKPPIRPHLENRGSYGSDAEEEEEYRRQLSDHSKKGYYGQPSRYRDTEL
- the TJP2 gene encoding tight junction protein 2 isoform X2, whose protein sequence is MKTAQALQRMWSHAVKKLGILKGHAPGMEELIWEQYTVTLQKDSKRGFGIAVSGGRDNPHFENGETSIVISDVLPGGPADGLLQENDRVVIVNGTPMENVPHSFAVQQLRKSGKVATIVVKRPRKVQAAALKRSPSLDYEDRALDVLDDHAEFDGKSARSGYSDRSWHSGNGGRSQSWGNSLDQSYRDEQDRGRNQSRDRDQEFTYSRDRSRGRSIDRSLDRDYRRDRSRGRSIDRDGGYERNYRGDYSPPSYRHGSQPDPRYGREVRSRSRDRLRSRSPSPEMHHQHEYLGPQDQNGPISVLLTKGRHNEEYGLRLGSQIFIKEMTRTGLATKDGNLHEGDIILKINGTVTENMSLADARKLIEKSRGKLQLVVLRDRKQTLLNIPSLNDSDSEMDDISEIESNRSFSPQDDRLHHSDLDSHSSNEKLKEKPNAKDDPSSRMSRMGAMPTPFKSTGDIATSAVTVVDTNKELKYQDDPAVSQPKAVTRTILKPSPEDEAIYGPNTKMVRFKKGDSVGLRLAGGNDVGIFIAGIQEGTSADQEGLQEGDQILKVNTQDFRGIVREDAVLYLLEIPKGETVTILAQSKYEVYRDIMACGRGDSFFIRSHFECEKESPQSLAFTRGEIFRVVDTLYDGKLGNWLAVRIGNELEKGLIPNKSRAEQMASVQNAQKDGSSDRADFWRTRGQRSGVKKNLRKSREDLTAIVSVSTKFPAYERVQLREAGFKRPVVIFGPLADVAMEKLSNDLPHLYQTAKTEPRDAGSEKSTGVVRLNTVRQIIEQDKHALLDVTPKAVDLLNYTQWFPIVVFFNPDSKQGVKTMRQRLCSTSNKSSRKLYEQANKLKKTCSHLFTATINLNSANDSWYGSLKDTIQQQQGEAVWVSEGKMDGMEDDADDRMSYLTAMGADYLSCDSRLISDLEDTDGEGGAYTDNELDEPLDEPKISSVSRSSEPVHHEESLKKFSPEPRTQLRKAGSREILREPSPPPAFKPEPPKGKLQNKEDLHDFLKNYDSKSSNIAVSSETSTISAKAAPPPVSVKPAFGRPILRNSQPAVPPAEEEEESKLEEEGSEQENTPKSVLRKVKIFEEMDHKARMQRMQELQEAQNARLEIAQKHPDIYAVPVKTQKSEQNWPQPVSSRPPEPQKPPIRPHLENRGSYGSDAEEEEEYRRQLSDHSKKGYYGQPSRYRDTEL
- the TJP2 gene encoding tight junction protein 2 isoform X1, whose protein sequence is MEELIWEQYTVTLQKDSKRGFGIAVSGGRDNPHFENGETSIVISDVLPGGPADGLLQENDRVVIVNGTPMENVPHSFAVQQLRKSGKVATIVVKRPRKVQAAALKRSPSLDYEDRALDVLDDHAEFDGKSARSGYSDRSWHSGNGGRSQSWGNSLDQSYRDEQDRGRNQSRDRDQEFTYSRDRSRGRSIDRSLDRDYRRDRSRGRSIDRDGGYERNYRGDYSPPSYRHGSQPDPRYGREVRSRSRDRLRSRSPSPEMHHQHEYLGPQDQNGPISVLLTKGRHNEEYGLRLGSQIFIKEMTRTGLATKDGNLHEGDIILKINGTVTENMSLADARKLIEKSRGKLQLVVLRDRKQTLLNIPSLNDSDSEMDDISEIESNRSFSPQDDRLHHSDLDSHSSNEKLKEKPNAKDDPSSRMSRMGAMPTPFKSTGDIATSAVTVVDTNKELKYQDDPAVSQPKAVTRTILKPSPEDEAIYGPNTKMVRFKKGDSVGLRLAGGNDVGIFIAGIQEGTSADQEGLQEGDQILKVNTQDFRGIVREDAVLYLLEIPKGETVTILAQSKYEVYRDIMACGRGDSFFIRSHFECEKESPQSLAFTRGEIFRVVDTLYDGKLGNWLAVRIGNELEKGLIPNKSRAEQMASVQNAQKDGSSDRADFWRTRGQRSGVKKNLRKSREDLTAIVSVSTKFPAYERVQLREAGFKRPVVIFGPLADVAMEKLSNDLPHLYQTAKTEPRDAGSEKSTGVVRLNTVRQIIEQDKHALLDVTPKAVDLLNYTQWFPIVVFFNPDSKQGVKTMRQRLCSTSNKSSRKLYEQANKLKKTCSHLFTATINLNSANDSWYGSLKDTIQQQQGEAVWVSEGKMDGMEDDADDRMSYLTAMGADYLSCDSRLISDLEDTDGEGGAYTDNELDEPLDEPKISSVSRSSEPVHHEESLKKFSPEPRTQLRKAGSREILREPSPPPAFKPEPPKGKLQNKEDLHDFLKNYDSKSSNIAVSSETSTISAKAAPPPVSVKPAFGRPILRNSQPAVPPAEEEEESKLEEEGSEQENTPKSVLRKVKIFEEMDHKARMQRMQELQEAQNARLEIAQKHPDIYAVPVKTQKSEQNWPQPVSSRPPEPQKPPIRPHLENRGSYGSDAEEEEEYRRQLSDHSKKGYYGQPSRYRDTEL